TCATGAGTTTATCGTAGAGCACAGGTGTTGCCGCCTATGACTGTAGGACGCCGATACCCAATCGCAAGCATTTAAATTCTCAGACCGCAGAGCAATATCCTCTAACGTCCGATAATCGTGGGATATGGCCATGCTCGGGTGATCCTAACAGCTGGAAACCGTGACTGTTAATAAACGGAAACGGGCAACTTTTCCGGCACCGGTTGCCCGTTTGCAGCGAATTCGCAACCGCAATGCTGGCGACAGACTTTCAAGCTGATCACGCCCCTGAGTGCCGCACGACTTAGACAGTTCAGTACATGGGGAGATATGAACCAGGAAAATGTCGCGACTCTTCGAAAAAAAAAAATCAGTATCCTCCGAGTCTCGCACGACTTCTACTATCGAACGACATTGGGAGTGTAGAGCTTTTTTCATTAACACAGCCCTCCCTATATTCCAGGGGCCTAGGTAACAGGCAGCGGCCTCGAAGAATCCTGACTTAATCATCTTGACGATGCCTCACGTCACCCACCAATGAACATGCGGTGATGTCCTGAATCCTGTGTTTAATTAGACTTAATTTTTAACAAAATAAAAACCGGAACAGTCAGGTTGTAGATAAACTCTCAGCAACGCCCCGAATCAGAAGCGCACACGATGGAGTCCTGACGTGATTTGATCAGGGGGGTCATATGAGAATTTCACTGCTGGCACGACACTCCGCCTGAACGAAAGAGCACTTTCTCACTTCTCACTCAATCTGAGATAAGATAGGCTGCACCGTCACCACAGTTTATACTGTAATTAGTGGCAACGGCTAACATGTTCAGTGTCGCTATTATTGGCTCCTCACAGACAACAAGGCAAAAGCATGAAGTTGCAGACTTGTCCGTGACAACTGGGCGGAGTCTCCGCACATCGTGAAGATGTGTTATCCCGGCCTGTCTCTACCGTGTGCTGCCTTCGCCTGTTTGTGTCCCTGTGCTCTTCGTGTGTGCCGTAAGAGTCACTCTGCTTTGCTGGGATCATTCCCGACAGACGTACGATCAGGATCCTACGGTTTCCGAGCATAGCGTAGATCTGACAATAAGTTTTACCAGGTAATCAGAAATCATGTTCTGCCCTTTGGCTGTGATTGTCTCCGTCCGGCTTCAcatggaaggagagaaaactgtCGATAGGTAATCCATGTCTTTCATGATGTCCGGCAAACCGCAGCGAACATAGTCGTTGGATACTGTTTATCTGCGGCAAACCTGTAAGATGGGCCGGCAATACCCTGCAAGCTTGAATTTGCTTCGGATCGTCGTGGCCCGGCTTCCGATGGACGGGCGGAGTAGCTGCAACGGTTTTGCTCGATGATGGTATCGGGCCAACATGGGGAGTTATTGAACAATTCTCTTGCTCTCCGTAGATCGCTATCAGAACTTTGAATAAGACAGAAAGTACGTACATACCCTACAAGGATTAATTACCTCCATCCGTGCATCTATGCTGACACTTAGTTATGTGTGTTAAGCACTGCCTTCGGGTGGCAAGACGCATCAGCAAAGACATCTCGTGGACATGATGCGCGGAAAAAGAAGATTTGTTCGTACAACGCTGAGATTGAGCTTCCCTCAAGTGACTAACTTTTGGCGCTGTAAAACGCATCCAAACTGTGGTATTGCTCTTAGCTCTGTAACAGAAAAGCAAGCTACTTCTATGGGAACCGTGTACATCTCTGTCGTTTATTGGGAGCACCAGGAGCGACGCACCACAAATGTACTAGAGGCAGCGATCTAAGACGTGGCATTCCACATTCGGAGCGGAATCACAGAGAAACAGGTGACGGCGTATTGAACTGCTTCCGCTCTTGATATGACTTGACATGCACAAGTTTTCTACGGAAGAAGTATTAAAAGTTCGTGAGTAAGCACACAAAGGAACAGTCAGCTTTGTTGAGGCGTCTTTGGTTTTCTTCGAATCAGGCAGGTGTCATTCAGAATGTCAAAAAGTCAACTATCCGATATTTCTGGCATGTGAGGAAGATGTTTGCCTTTTATATCTAGAGGGATACGGTGGCATATTTGGCTTATGCCTCTGAAGGGCCAGTCTCTCCTGTTGTTTGCAAGGGTGACGGAGTCCACAACGGGCTGCAGAGCTTAGCCAAGGGAGATAAGCCAGACCGGAACGAGGTTAGCGAGGCACCCAGTCAGGATCCCCCGGGATTAATGGTGTTGAATAATGTGATCTTACAATCATCGCTGTCCGCTGCCGTATGTcggtctctttcttctccagttccaAACATTACCACGATTCAACGGCCCTCCTGTCGCAGGAATTCTGACCTTCCTTACGGTACCTGGTTTGGTAAAGCTCCGGATGGACTATTTCGGAAAAGAATGATCTCGTGACTGCCTGAGCTATTTAGAATCGTAGACTACTGCGGGTCTTGTGTCACTTTGTTACATTCAGTTCCACGTTCAAGGCAGTCTAATGGTACGTAAATGATTCGCTTTTCTTGTCAACTGACCCTAACATGTCTCCTTTTACGAGGAGGTCTGGTGTCTTGTTGACTTGTTCGGTCATCGAATTTTTTTTCCAGCAAGACCCTGTAGTTTTGGTAACAGACAGGCAACGTTATCTTTCTTCTGTATGTCCCGCTGTGTAGTCACCGGATTGGGTTTGCCCCTTTGCTACTTAAAACCTCTTCCACTTGCAGGGCGCAACGCGCACGGAGCGATAGATGGAACACCGGACAAAAATCGTGGCAACGGTTAACTGGAAACGGTGCCATGATGGTGCAGGACGCACATAGTACATTCTGGATGGTGGGTGTGGTATTTCGAGTGAAGACCTGATGGTCAGTACGTAACCCAACACTTGTCAGAGATAAGCCACATCACCAGGCAGTTTGTTTTTGACAGTTTTACCGTCTTATTCACAAAATAATTCGGGGTGAATATCAGTGGCCAGAATCACTGGCAGTACGCACATCTTATAACCGTTCCCTGCGTTTAATCCGCACTCGGCATAGAGATCCACCATAATTTTGATCGGTCACGATGCGTCGGGACCGGTGCAGTGAGTCAGTGCCAAAGGAACAGCGAAAGTCGGCCCTCTCAGCCATTTTTCTACCTTTAACCCTATGTGATTGGACCATCGTACATTACCATGTGGACCCCTATAAACAACTTCCCTTCAAGTGCGTGAGGCATGAGAAGGCATTATATTCCGCGACATTACCACCCTCATAATGTAAAATCATGCACGGAGGGCATCTAAAAACAGCCATGTTTCTGGTAACTGTTTCACATCAGGAACTATTCCTCTAGGTGTCTTGCGCAGGTCCGATTCAGACTGCCATCTGGACACTGGAGCAACGCGTCTATCCTACCAGCTTCCTGCTCCGGAGGTATCGATGGTGAGTCCGTTCCCTCGTGATGCGGCGACTCAAAATACGTATCCCTTCTGTGGCAATGCTGTCGTCAGAATCTTAACCAGCCAGGAAAAAGAACGGTAATTCATTCGGTGAAGGCTAATTGGAGCTCCTTTGTCGCGAATGATTGGCACAGTGTACCTACGCCAACATAGAATACATGGAGCATGAGGTCACCCGTGTAACTGAGAATCTCCAGCTGGCACGTGTTCAGTTGTTggtgtttttttttcacaTATACGCTCGACACCACTATACCTGATGTGCCTAACATGATTGTCATGAAGAGCACAATAGAACTTcgatccggtaaacaaagacatGTATAATTCAGAAGAAGCGTACGCTGTTTTGTTGCGGGGGGCACTGTCTGTTCTAGGGTCACCGAATACGATAGAATATCATTTCTTCAGCTCAAGCGTACTTTTCCCTGACAATCCACGTAAGATGGCGGCATTTGAAACCACTCGACTTCGGTTCTGGGGCTGCGGAAGTTCTTTGCACCTGAGCGGTAATGCCAGCAAAATTTAAGCAAAAGAACATTCTCGATGTGTCGTCAACGAATGATTGGTGCTACCAATTTCGAGATAATATATTCGCACATGCAGCATCCAGCACATAGCTGCCGAGTGAAGCAAATTATGTTCCTCCGGTACTGGATGCGTGACTGTCACGGAGCAGCGAATGCACCGCGCACCAAGCTGTATTCCGTAGGGGTTGAGTTTTCAGCTGTTCCTCCGACACTGAATGACGATGGCGCTGACCGAGGGTTCATCTGCATCGCCTGCCTACTGGTCGAGTTGTCCATTAACTTAGTAAAGACGAAGCTCGCTATTCCGCTGTTATTACGCAGCAGAACAAAGCAGCCCTATACCTTCCCACAAAAGTCGATGCAGTGCCACTGTACTAATTATGAGAGTATCTGTTTATAATTAGTACAAACCGTGTGTGTGTCAACGCTTCGGAGAGGGCCGTGTCAGACGGTGGGCGATAAGTCGGTCGGCGACAAATTCTAGCTGTGAATTACTCTTATACGAACCCTCTTGCCTTCTGTTCTCCACATAAACATAAAAAAGAGGGAAAGCTGAGGTCGCGGTCATTTTCCCGGCGATACAATTGTTTCACATTGGCTTTCGTGAGTACGCAGGCCGCTTTCCCTGAGCGGCTACAGCAAATTTCGGTGTTGTTGCATGCGAAAAGATGCGGCGCTTCTGAGTTGATGCACACCCGAGACATAACAAAAAAAGCCATAGCTCAGCGAAAAGTCGCACTGCACCGCCTCTTTTATGACGGTTCTAAGGTGACTGTCTCTGGGAACTCCGCTGACGTACCGCCGACTACAGGGGCTCTCTAATTTGAGCAGGGTCTTAGCCTCGATGATCTTCCGGAGAGGAGCGGATCATTTCACCATGAGTTTCGGGGCAAGAAAAGACACGCTGCTGGAGGCGAACTGGCGTATCCGGACAGGTAAACGTAAGCTGCCATTCTTTAGCGACAGCCTTTTTTGTTACAGAAAATAGTTTTTGTACCCATGCGCTGTAAACCTAGAGGAAGGTTGGTAGTGTATTGCGACTGCTACCCCAAACGCGTGACGAAAATGCTGCCACTAGTTAATTACTTATGTGTGCCTGGCGTGCTTTTTCTGAGGACTTTCCTGGTGTTTTACCGGTGGGACCCATTGTATGATCGATGCTAGTGTTACGCTGCCAGAGAATTGTACCTGAAGGACCTTAAGCTTGAGAGGGGCAAAAGGAATGCCTCATACATTTCGCCTTGATGATGCAACTGAAAGCGCAGAGTGCTCATTGCTCGTAAACAACCAGTGTGTGAGCTTCCTGAAGGTGAATACATACATTGTCTAATAGGCATTTCCTGCGGGGTGGCATTGCCAGGGTATACGCGAGATGAGATGTACAAAACGGGCGGTTCTACGAGACGATCGTATATGACCTTCGCGCCGCATCTTAGAGTTTCGAACACGACAATTGCAGAAGCCGTTTCTGTGAGCCGCCCAGTGAACACGAAGGTTTTCTCGGATTTACAGAGGTACGGCTTCTCCAAACCGCACAGGGGTTGTTACTGCCACTAACTGGTTGCTGATCTTTGTGCGACAGTACACTCGCAAAGTTGAGATCCCCAACTGCGCTCCGTGCGGCGACCCACACTGTTCGACTGTTGATGGAAGGCGACGAACTAGTAACTTGCCTGGTAAAAACAACCGATAGTCACGGAGGCAATCTTTGAGCAAAAACATTTTCAGAAAGGGGGCTGTATTCGTGTTTTAGCGGGAACGCTGGTATTTTGTACTCGCCGGCTTATGAACTTCGTGTGATTTATGAATCAAGGAAACGTCAGAAGCAATCGTGGCAGTCACACAAACATCTTGCTGTGGACTTGGCAGATGCACGAAGCAGGTGTAGCGAAAGGGGTTAACGATCAGTCACAGTGACAGGAAATGGTACTGCAACACTTCGCTGTTGTTTTGTCAATTCTTCAGCATTCCACGTCGTCGCAAACATCCGTTCATCAGATGTCTGTCactgtctcgcttctctcagGACGCGGAACTCCGTTTTTGACggtcctgtctccgcgtcaAGGGAGCAATGCGTGACGGCATTGTCAGGTAAGGTTGCTGAGTAGGTGGAAATTTGAAGGACGGGCCTGGAGGGCAGCGGAGAAAAACTCACTGCGCGATATGAGCGAAGATGCAGCCTGTGCCCTGCCGAGTGGATGCCGTAACATCCGATTTCCGTGGCCGTATGTTAGAGTGACCGCCATAAAATATGTCTCATATTTTCACCCCGTCTGTTCCACTCAGTCGAGCTCACAGTTACACAGCTCTTCGTCAAGAGTAATCTGCAGTGAAGAGCAGTATTCTCGTGCAGTAATTCGGGATCCGTGCTGCTTCTACCTCGTCAATATTGGCTGTTTTCGAGCACGCGCTTTCCAGTGAAGAAGGATGCTACGAAATGCTACAATTGTCGCTTCCGTGCAGGTGggtttcctctgtttccccgGCGAGCAAATCTGCGGCAGGCTGCAGCACCCGATTCGCTGTCGATTGGCTCGCAGCCTTCCTCAACGTCAGCAGGTCCTGTTGCACCCCAATCTACTTCTCCTACCGCTGTCGTTCCACGCTTTTCAAACCGGCTGGACAGACGCGAGTGCAGGCACGTACTTCACCATGGGCCGTGCCACTGTCTTGTCTCACATCGAGGTACGTCAACACGAAACAGAAAGCCCCCCCCGAAATTGGTACTCGGATCATTTACTTGCCAACTCGCTATTCTAACACGTATGCTTTGAACGCTGCAGTGCACACAAACACACTTACTCAAGAATTTCACTGTACTCTTGAAAACGGTGTTTGCGGCAAAGCTGCCGTGTCCGTCTTAATGTTTATAAAAAGCAACACCCCGGAACTGACGTGAGCTGCGAAAGGATGCGGGTGGAGGACTTCGAGCCGCACAAAAACTTTTCGTTCTCAGTGGCGCGCCTCGTGCGGGATAATACCAGATTCCAGGTAAAACTCTTGGCTCTCACCGTCAGGCAAGTTTCCCAATTATCTGTTGCCTCGAAGTTGAGGGGCGGCGTGGAGCACATTTAACGTCTAGGTCTTCTTAGATGTTACGTGAGCATTGGATTTCCAATAGATTAGTCGTCTGCTCCCCATGTTCCTCCACTGTGCGCTACAATTCAGTAGGTCACTACATGTACCTCCTGATGGAGTTGTCCCACTCGAACCACACCCCGAAAAATATTCACTGCCCCATCGCTTCATCGGATACTCCCCcaaggaaagagacataTTTCAAAGATATTCGGTCTAATGCTTCGCCGAAAAACCAACAGTGTTACAACATGaaagctggagagagagcaacagCTTGTGCGCATTCGAGTTCAAGCCACCTGTGTGGTAGACTGCCAGGGAAAGTGCTACGGAACCCGTCAGTCGACGCACATCTGGAAGCCAccaaagaagcaaaagaagtGGCGGCTCATCGGAAGTCAGACACCGCGTTCTCAAAAATCGTACAACTCATTCATCCCCAGACTGCGGATGCTGGGGAAGAGGACCGCGAGTCGCGAGTTATGGTTTCTTCCCCTGTGCCTCCTTGAATGACCATCAAGGTGAAATCGAACTGCCGTAGTGTAGGCACACTTGGCCTGCAGCAAGGGCAGCGGAATCTATACACCTGTTCCTCAACATATGGCGGTACGACGGATGTATGTGCTGAAGCAGAGCAGAAGCATCGGAACTGCACACTGAGCAAGAGTGGGCCAAATAGCAATCACTTAACTTGCCGACACACCTCAGGCACGAACAACGTGCCCCTGCAGGTTAGTAGTTGATGACAGCACACCACAAAACTCAAACTTCATCGGCCTATGGTGTGGCAAGAATAGGTGGTAACAAGCAGACGACAGGCCGTACTCAGCTGTCCTGATCCTACCGTAGGAGTGAAGCAGCTGGTGAAACCAGGCATGATTCCCACCGTAGTGATACATGTGCGGCGACAAGCAGCGCACATCTTGTGATATGGTAAATTGACAGAATCCTCATTGAAACTGTCTATCTTGCTCAGAGGAGAATTTCAAACTGAAAGAGTTGGTCAAACACGAGCGGGAATGCCCTTACCGTATTCAGTTGTTGATCAAAAATGTCTCGATGCTTGGAGAGCTGGTTGCCGTCCGTTACTGTTGTAATGTATCACACAAATGGGTATACGGACTGCGACCCACGCCACCCGAAGCGAGCCCCTATCACCTTATTGTTCCAAAGCATTTTCGTGAGGCCTGGGGAAAACCTACCACCGAGGCACGTGGTGTCAAGCGGAACACTCTCGGTACCATCGTAGGGAAGATGCACATGGAGAGATGACGTTAGCTGATGGCGAAGGAAAGG
This portion of the Toxoplasma gondii ME49 chromosome III, whole genome shotgun sequence genome encodes:
- a CDS encoding hypothetical protein (encoded by transcript TGME49_252255), with product MIFRRGADHFTMSFGARKDTLLEANWRIRTGKRYTRDEMYKTGGSTRRSYMTFAPHLRVSNTTIAEAVSVSRPVNTKVFSDLQRTRNSVFDGPVSASREQCVTALSGGFPLFPRRANLRQAAAPDSLSIGSQPSSTSAGPVAPQSTSPTAVVPRFSNRLDRRECRHVLHHGPCHCLVSHRVGHYMYLLMELSHSNHTPKNIHCPIASSDTPPRKETYFKDIRSNASPKNQQCYNMKAGERATACAHSSSSHLCGRLPGKVLRNPSVDAHLEATKEAKEVAAHRKSDTAFSKIVQLIHPQTADAGEEDRESRVMVSSPVPP